A single region of the Mugil cephalus isolate CIBA_MC_2020 chromosome 4, CIBA_Mcephalus_1.1, whole genome shotgun sequence genome encodes:
- the cxxc1b gene encoding CXXC-type zinc finger protein 1b — protein MDSEMSDFEPVPGPETSSMEGENAPLYCICRKPDINCFMIGCDNCNEWFHGHCINITEKMAKAIREWYCMRCRGENPSLEVKYRSKKSRDKEPDTDRSDKQYSTPSTPDYKSERRRGSKVKRSVRMCGECEPCRRTEDCAQCDFCKDMKKFGGPNKIRQKCRFRQCEVRARKMLRVKEEEFSLRERRENSHHRRRRYSDDYDSEAELYQQYKAAGLNSSMGWASDDDDELPFSPVMRKKAIKVKHVKRREKKFDKKKESRRHKQKQKHKDRTRHSEKGELRDPGGRRQCLGPSCVEAARTNSKYCSEECGMKLAANRIYEILPQRIQQWQQSPCIAEEHGKKQLERIRRDQQNARLRLTEMERRFHELEGIIAKAKQQAVQQDEEVNEGDSEDTDLQIFCVSCSHPINPKVALRHMERCYAKYESQTSFGSMYPTRIEGATRLFCDVYNPQSKTYCKRLQVLCPEHSRDPKVPVDEVCGCPLVKNVFELTGEYCRVSKRKCNKHYNWEKLRRAEVDLERVRVWYKLDELFEQERNVRTAMTNRAGLLALMLHQTIQHDPVTTDLRSNKDR, from the exons ATG GACAGCGAAATGTCAGACTTTGAACCTGTACCAGGACCTGAGACGAGTAGTATGGAGGGGGAGAACGCACCACTTTACTGTATTTGTCGGAAACCAGACATCAACTGCTTCATGAT TGGCTGCGATAATTGCAACGAGTGGTTCCATGGCCACTGCATTAACATCACTGAGAAGATGGCGAAGGCGATCCGGGAATGGTACTGCATGAGATGCAGAG GTGAAAACCCCTCACTGGAAGTAAAGTATCGATCAAAGAAGAGCCGTGACAAGGAACCTGATACTGACAGGTCTGACAAACAGTACAGCACCCCAAGTACTCCGGACTATAAGAGCGAGAGGCGGCGAGGATCTAAA GTGAAGCGTTCGGTCCGTATGTGCGGGGAGTGCGAGCCCTGCAGGAGGACTGAGGACTGTGCCCAGTGTGACTTCTGCAAAGACATGAAGAAGTTTGGAGGTCCCAACAAAATCAGACAGAAGTGCAGGTTCAGGCAGTGTGAAGTTCGAGCGAGG aaaaTGCTTCGTGTGAAAGAAGAGGAATTTTCTTTGCGAGAAAGGAGGGAAAATTCCCACCACAGGCGAAGGCGCTACTCTGATGACTACGACAGCGAAGCAGAACTCTATCAACAGTACAAGGCAGCAGGACTCAACAGCAGCATG GGCTGGGCTagcgacgacgacgacgagcTCCCTTTCAGTCCCGTCATGCGTAAGAAAGCGATTAAGGTGAAGCACGTGAAAAGACGGGAAAAGAAGTTTGACAAGAAA AAGGAGTCACGGCGCCacaagcagaagcagaagcacaaagacagaaccagacacagtgAGAAGGGGGAGCTGCGAGATCCTGGAGGTCGGCGTCAGTGTTTGGGGCCGAGCTGTGTGGAAGCAGCACGAACCAACTCCAAATACTGCTCTGAGGAGTGTGGCATGAAGCTTGCCGCCAA TCGGATCTACGAGATCCTCCCTCAGCGTATCCAGCAGTGGCAGCAGAGTCCCTGCATCGCCGAGGAGCACGGCAAGAAGCAGCTGGAGCGCATCCGCCGGGATCAGCAGAACGCCCGGCTGCGCCTCACGGAGATGGAGCGACGCTTCCACGAACTTGAGGGAATCATTGCCAAGGCCAAGCAGCAGGCGGTTCAGCAGGACGAGGAG GTGAACGAAGGTGACAGCGAGGACACAGATCTTCAGATTTTCTGTGTGTCTTGTAGCCATCCCATCAATCCGAAAGTGGCACTGAGACATATGGAGAGATGTTACGCAAAG TATGAGAGTCAGACCTCCTTTGGTTCAATGTATCCTACAAGGATAGAAGG tgcAACCAGGCTCTTCTGTGATGTGTACAACCCTCAAAGCAAGACGTACTGCAAGAGGCTTCAGGTTCTGTGTCCAGAGCATTCTCGGGATCCCAAA GTTCCTGTGGATGAGGTGTGTGGGTGCCCTCTGGTTAagaatgtgtttgagttgaCTGGAGAATACTGCAGAGTCTCTAAGAGGAAGTGCAACAAGCATTACAACTGGGAAAAGCTAAGGAGAGCTGAGGTGGACTTGGAGCGAGTCAGGGTG TGGTACAAGTTGGACGAGCTCTTTGAACAGGAGCGTAATGTCAGGACTGCAATGACCAACAGAGCTGGACTCCTTGCTCTGATGTTGCACCAAACTATTCAGCACGACCCTGTGACGACTGATCTCCGTAGCAACAAGGATAGGTAG